The Solanum lycopersicum chromosome 8, SLM_r2.1 DNA segment ATGTCTTGATTCATTGTGGTTACTATCTCTTGACAGGAAATTCCTGTGAAGGTTTTATGCAATTTGCCTTTACTCTCTTCGGGTAAAATGTTAACTAAATTTAGATTATCTGTTTGGCCTAGTGGCTTGGAATCTTTTATTGTTGActgttttcaaaaaaatactCAAGCTTGCCTGCCTTGTTGTGCTAGTTACTAATTAAACAGAAAAGGCCTTCTTGTGTACAGTTCTAAGAAAcacataaagaaatatttgaattcgACAAAAAGACGAGTAAGCAGACAAGTAGAAGCTGCCATGAGAAAGTAACAATATAGTTGGAGTATATGTGTatttaaaactcaaatataGATGTACCTGCAGACAAAAGCATATCGGCTGCTAATTTGTTACTAGGCACTGAAGTTAATGCTGTTATCTGATGGTTATATTTCTGTTTAACTGTTACCCTTTGTGGGTATAAATTCATTACATATTTAGTTACTCTGGAACCATACGGCAGAGTCTGCATAATGCAGTAGAAAGCTTTTAGGGTTAGCGGAAGATGGTGAAATTTGAAACTGGAAAACACGACTTCAGTTTGGAAAACTTGAGCAATAAATGAGTTTAATGTAGACTGTTGATTCATTTATGTGCAGTCCATTGGGATTTGGGAcgagtttttttcttttcctttcttttgcAGTAAGTATATAGTTGGAGTGACATTTGTTGTGCAGAAGTGATAGCAGCATCTAAATGTCAACTGACAGTCTAAAAAGTGATATACAGAATTGTCTTTCAATCTAATTATATGATGCTTGGAAAGAAGAGCACAATTTCAGTAATCAAATCTGCCATTTCTTTGAGATCATATATTTCCTGAAGTGTAGACAAATCAACGTCGTGTTATACTGGTGGCAGTCTGTATGGTGACTGTATCACGAGGGAAAAGACTAAAGAGTAATTAAAGTATCTGAAAAGGTTCTCAAGTCCCTTAGCATAAGGTTGTTGTATCTCTTCTTTTTAGCTTAAGATTGACCTTATAGTCTCTTGAGCCTTGAAGGAAATAGGTGCTTTCTCTAGTTATGCAATTGGCAAGATTGTAGAACTTAAGTTTGGTGGGATAAGAATGTGGTTTAACGGGTGGAAACTCTTTGCttttcaagtatgttggaaaacctttctttcttttttcttttgcctCTTACATAGTGATCCTATTGCAGTCTTGGGTGGGAAAATTACCTGAGTATCCTAATCCAGCTGCATCGAAGATATCAAGCAGAgtaatggtagaacttggaatGCTGACCGCTGCAATGACTGCTGCTGCGGTGATTGTGGGTGCTTTCCTGGCTTCAGCTGTATTTGCTGTGACAAGCTTTGTCTTTGTCGTCACTGTGTATGTCATGTGGCCTGTGGCCAAACCATTTCTTAAGCTGTTCTTTGGTCTCATCTTTGGTATCTTGGAAAGAGTGTGGGATAAGGTTGGTGATGCCTTTACTGATGGAGGAATTTTCTCCAAGTTGTATGAATTGTACACATTTGGTGGTGTCTCTGCCAGTATTGAGATGCTGAAACCAATCATGCTTGTTTTTGTGACTATGGTTCTTCTTGTCCGATTTACTCTTTCGCGAAGACCTAAGAACTTTAGAAAGTGGGTGAGTAATACTCCCTGTCCTAGAATTCGCAGTTTAGAAACACCTGCTTCTTGCAAATTCAAAATGTTGTGTGCTTCATTCAGGATATATGGCAAGGCATAGAATTCTCTCAGTCAAAGCCACAAGCACGTGTTGATGTGAGTTTCTAGTTTCTCACACTCTCTGGTCacaaaaattcacaacttttcatctGTAGATTATGGCCAATATTTTGTCTAAGTAAGAAGTTTCTGTTTAGGGTTCAACTGGAGTCACATTTAATGATGTAGCTGGGATTGAGGAAGCAGTGGAAGAACTTCAAGAGGTAACAGCGCCTTACACCACATATAATACTTCCTTATTGTGTATTCCCTCCatcccaatttatgtgatgtAGTTTGTCTGGGCACAGAGTTTTCAGAAATACGAGAAGTGTTTGCCATATTCCAAAACTACCCttaataaatgaatttttatatagAAGAGCACATCTTTGTAGACTTTTTGCCAAATAAGTGGTCCAATATGGGTAAAGTGTTGATAGTGTCATTAAACATTTACCAAAGAAGGAAAGTGTGTCACGTAAACTAGGATAGGGAGAGTAATATTCTCTTACATTATAATGTGTGAAAGCTTGTCCCTCAGCCACAACCTTTAGCTTAATGGTTCTAATTCCTTCCATTTTTTGCCAACTAGTTGGTAAGATACCTGAAGAATCCTGAACTATTTGATAAATTGGGGATCAAGCCCCCACATGGAGTTCTTCTGGAGGGACCTCCTGGATGTGGAAAGGTATGCTATCCATTTCAGACCTTAGATTGGattcccaaaaaaaaagtagagGGTCTTcactaaaattatatatgatgCTTTTCTCAGACCCTGGTTGCCAAGGCAATAGCAGGTGAAGCTGGTGTTCCTTTTTACCAAATGGCGGGTTCTGAATTTGTGGAAGTTCTAGTCGGTGTTGGTTCTGCTCGTATTAGAGATTTGTTCAAGAGAGCCAAGGTGAGCATAATACGTAGTCAATGAACCATGTGACTTCCCTTATTATGTTTTGAATAATGCCCTAATTGTTGTCACAGGTGAATAAACCATCAGTTATCTTCATTGACGAAATTGATGCACTCGCAACCAGGTATGGATATTTGTCTAAATAAGTAATGGTGaacgtgttttttttttactggTTTAGCTTAGCACAAAGGAAAATCTGGAGCTGAAGCATCTGGGCATTTTTCATCTAAGTAACCCCTTTAGTGGTAGAACTATTGAAATTGGGTTTTAGAACCTGAAGTTACTAATGTCATGTTGTGGACAATGCTAATGTCGTCAGTGTGTAGCTGTCTAGATATTCTTTTTAATCGTAAAGAAATAACTTAGTCATTCATAAATGACATGTAGACACGTGCAGTGGTTATAGTTTCTCAGACTTATTATTCTTAATAAACAGACGTCAAGGAATATTTAGTGAATCAACTGATCACCTCTATAACGCGGCAACTCAAGAAAGGGAAACTACTTTAAACCAGTTGTTGATCGAGCTAGATGGATTTGATACTGGGAAAGGTGTTATATTCCTAGGGGCTACAAATCGAAGGGATTTATTAGATCCCGCCCTTCTTCGTCCTGGTAGATTTGATCGCAAGGTTTGTTCTCCTATTGAATTGAATTCTTTATCAACTCAGCTCCTCATGACTTGAATCACTCTATTCATGTTCTGTCGGTATGTGCGCATTGGTCGGGAGGAGGTAGACAAAATTTTCCATGTTTATAGAACATTCCTATTCATGATGTCTTGACTTACTGATTCTTTCCATAAAGATGTTTCTATATGctgaatattttgataaaaactaatCAATCCCCCAAAAAGGTGTTATGATTCCACAACAAACTCTGTAATACAGTATGTTATTTTATGCAATGCCTAGTGTACTGCAAAGTTCCTTTACGAAGTCCTTGGATGGGGCTACTGTATTTGGGCTTTTGAATCCTAATAGGTGCTGTTTATGGGCAAAACATTGTTTGACTTGGAAGGTAGGAATCATTTTTTCGTTTCAGTCGACTTGTTAAATATGTTGAGACGCCGATAGCTTTTGGTAGATTCTATAGAGAATAAGTACCCTGAACTTAccttaccttctcaaaaataaaGGGTGCCCTGAACTTAccttaccttctcaaaaataaaGGGTGCCCTGAACTTAATATAACATCATAAGTATAGTTTATTTGAGATAATGAGTCAGCTTAAGAAGTGTCGAATTACTTATAGTAGCTATGTAATCTTTATTCCTCACTTCTTTCTGGAACACCACATTTCATGCTTGTTACATTTCTCTCTTTCAGATAAGAATTCGGCCTCCCAATGCAAAAGGAAGATTGGAAATTTTGAAAGTACATGCACGGAAAGTTAAATTATCAGATACTGTTGATTTGTCTAGTTATGCCCAAAATTTACCTGGTATTCAACTTTATTTCCTTTCTGTTCATATGAGATCATCTTCAGGCCACTAGTCTTTTGCTCCCATGACTCTAAAAGATTACTTTTCTCTGATGCCAGTGGAAGATGAGGGTTAATGAGATAATTCATCCATAATTTTCTTGCATTATAGTGATCTCATTTTAAATTCTGCTCCTGATCTGCTAAATGGTGATCTTGCAATTCAGGATGGTCAGGTGCAAAGCTGGCTCAGCTTCTCCAGGAGGCTGCTCTAGTAGCAGTCAGGAGAGGGCATAACTCAATTCTTCATTCAGATATGGATGATGCAGTTGATCGGCTTACAGTAGGACCTAGACGAGTTGGGATTGAGTTGGGTCATCAGGGGCAGTGTCGTCGAGCAATTACTGAGGTGGGGACTGCATTGACTTCTCATCTTCTGAGGCAATATGAGAATGCAGAAGTTGAGCGTTGTGACAGAATATCTATCAATCCGCGTGGCCAGGTTTGTTTCTTCTCTAGTTGCTTCATCTTTGAACGTCATCTTTTGCACCTCACTCTTTTTTACTCCCTCCTTTCAACGTCATCTTTTGCACCTCACTCTTTATTACTCCCTCCTTTCCAAATCTAACATGTAGTGATCGTGTCTTGCATACGTTTTTACTGGAGAATTCAACTGAACATTTGTTTCCCATGGTTGCTGAAAATTTAAAAGTGGCATGCAGaccttgtctcaagttgtgttTCACCGTCTTGATGATGAGTCATACATGTTTGAGCGGCTACCACGGTTGCTTCATCGTCTTCAGGTGCTAATATTTGAAGTCTTATGCTGATTTTTTGCTTGCACTTTTTCTTCCTTCATGCAAAGCTGATGATTGCATTATGTACATCTTTGAACAAGGTATTTCTTGGAGGGAGAGCTGCTGAAGAGGTCATTTATGGACGTGATACTTCAAGAGCATCTGTAAACTACCTTGCTGATGCATCCTGGCTTGCCCGTAAGATAATCACAATGTACGTATTTATTAGTTATGATTTAGTTGGTGTTGCTGTATCTGCCAGAGCCGTGACTTTTTCCTATGAACAGATGGAATATGAAAAACCCAATGGCCATACATGGAGAACCTCCCCCCTGGGTAAAGAGAGTGAAGTTTGTGGGTCCACGCCTGGACTTTGGAGGATcactatatgatgattatgactTAATTGAGCCCCCGATCAACTTTAATTTGGATGACGATGTTGCTAAGAAGACAGAAGAGCTCATATGTGACATGTACGGGAAGACAGTAACTCTTCTGAGGCAGCATGATACTGCCTTAC contains these protein-coding regions:
- the LOC101253305 gene encoding probable inactive ATP-dependent zinc metalloprotease FTSHI 1, chloroplastic → MSISSVNMSFSTGNNFISARSILHPKPNIQLQSSFVIKSPFQKSYTNPIFHRNFRKRSHFYHSPYAILGKWRSNSKSSEEGASNNEDFVTRVLKENPSQVEPKYLIGNKLYTLKEKEDLGKKGLLNGGVLEILKRLNIKGMVKNGSDEGSLMKSGDVFLKDILREYKGKLYVPEQIFGANLSEEEEFEKNVEDLPKMSLKDFQKYMKFDKIKLLTFKEDTGASLGLGSRDFIVELKEMPGEKSLQRTKWAMKLDQNQAQALLEEYTGPRYEVEKQMMSWVGKLPEYPNPAASKISSRVMVELGMLTAAMTAAAVIVGAFLASAVFAVTSFVFVVTVYVMWPVAKPFLKLFFGLIFGILERVWDKVGDAFTDGGIFSKLYELYTFGGVSASIEMLKPIMLVFVTMVLLVRFTLSRRPKNFRKWDIWQGIEFSQSKPQARVDGSTGVTFNDVAGIEEAVEELQELVRYLKNPELFDKLGIKPPHGVLLEGPPGCGKTLVAKAIAGEAGVPFYQMAGSEFVEVLVGVGSARIRDLFKRAKVNKPSVIFIDEIDALATRRQGIFSESTDHLYNAATQERETTLNQLLIELDGFDTGKGVIFLGATNRRDLLDPALLRPGRFDRKIRIRPPNAKGRLEILKVHARKVKLSDTVDLSSYAQNLPGWSGAKLAQLLQEAALVAVRRGHNSILHSDMDDAVDRLTVGPRRVGIELGHQGQCRRAITEVGTALTSHLLRQYENAEVERCDRISINPRGQTLSQVVFHRLDDESYMFERLPRLLHRLQVFLGGRAAEEVIYGRDTSRASVNYLADASWLARKIITIWNMKNPMAIHGEPPPWVKRVKFVGPRLDFGGSLYDDYDLIEPPINFNLDDDVAKKTEELICDMYGKTVTLLRQHDTALLKTVKVLLNRTEISGDEIDLILSHYPPNTPTSLLLEERDPASLPFVDEKQEQHNNIEYSLSS